Proteins found in one Halogeometricum rufum genomic segment:
- a CDS encoding SufS family cysteine desulfurase, whose product MNEAIAAIRDDFPVLSRSVGDEPLVYLDNAATTQTPKQVYDVFEEFYGTYNANVHRGIHTLSHEASVAYEEAHDRLAAFVGASGGREEMVFTKNTTEGINLVAYGVGLNELGPGDNVVTTEMEHHASLVTWQQVAKRTGAEIRYVRVDDDGQLDMDHAADLIDDDTKLLSVVHVSNVLGTVNPVAELAEMAHERDALVFVDGAQAVPNRRVDVEAIDADFYAFSGHKMAGPTGIGCLYGKKHLLEEMEPFLYGGEMIRHVTYEDSTWNRPPWKFEAGTPPIAEGIALAAAADYLEEVGMDFVEERENELAQYALERLGEREDVEVYGPPAGEPRSGLVAFNLDGIHGHDLSALLDERGIAVRAGDHCTQPLHDRLDIPGSVRASFYVYNTKAEIDALLDAVDAARDELDSHLDSQYHDLVYDHYRTPRNAGGLANPTFTKHSEETACGDDGEFHVEVDDDGTLVEIAFESESCAVSSAVASILSERLEGMSLDAVAELDGYVDELLEGTYPDVRRDCVLGPEEVIREAAREQVGGAGAGER is encoded by the coding sequence ATGAACGAGGCCATTGCTGCCATACGTGACGACTTTCCCGTCCTGAGTCGGTCGGTCGGTGACGAACCGTTGGTCTACCTCGACAACGCCGCGACGACGCAGACGCCGAAGCAGGTGTACGACGTGTTCGAGGAGTTCTACGGCACGTACAACGCGAACGTCCACCGCGGGATTCACACGCTGAGCCACGAGGCGTCCGTCGCATACGAGGAGGCGCACGACAGACTCGCCGCGTTCGTCGGCGCTTCCGGCGGCCGCGAGGAGATGGTCTTCACGAAGAACACGACGGAGGGCATCAACCTCGTCGCCTACGGCGTCGGCCTGAACGAACTCGGCCCCGGCGACAACGTCGTCACGACGGAGATGGAGCACCACGCGTCGCTCGTGACGTGGCAACAGGTCGCAAAGCGGACCGGCGCGGAGATTCGGTACGTCCGCGTCGACGACGACGGTCAACTCGACATGGACCACGCGGCGGACCTGATAGACGACGACACGAAACTCCTCTCGGTCGTCCACGTCTCGAACGTCCTCGGGACGGTCAACCCCGTCGCGGAGTTGGCCGAGATGGCGCACGAACGGGACGCCCTCGTGTTCGTGGACGGCGCGCAGGCGGTGCCGAACCGACGCGTGGACGTCGAAGCCATCGACGCCGACTTCTACGCGTTCTCGGGGCACAAGATGGCCGGTCCGACCGGAATCGGCTGTCTGTACGGGAAGAAGCACCTGCTGGAGGAGATGGAACCGTTCCTCTACGGCGGCGAGATGATTCGACACGTCACCTACGAGGACTCGACGTGGAACCGCCCGCCGTGGAAGTTCGAGGCCGGAACGCCGCCCATCGCCGAGGGAATCGCCCTCGCCGCGGCGGCGGACTATCTGGAGGAAGTGGGGATGGACTTCGTCGAAGAACGCGAGAACGAACTCGCGCAGTACGCCCTCGAACGCCTCGGCGAACGCGAGGACGTGGAGGTGTACGGCCCGCCGGCCGGCGAACCCCGGTCGGGTCTCGTCGCGTTCAACCTCGACGGTATCCACGGCCACGACCTGTCGGCGCTCCTCGACGAACGCGGCATCGCCGTCCGCGCCGGCGACCACTGTACCCAGCCGCTCCACGACAGACTCGACATCCCCGGTTCGGTCCGGGCGTCGTTCTACGTCTACAACACGAAGGCGGAGATAGACGCGTTGCTCGACGCCGTCGACGCCGCGCGCGACGAACTCGACTCGCATCTCGACTCGCAGTACCACGACCTGGTGTACGACCACTACCGCACGCCCCGGAACGCGGGCGGCCTCGCGAACCCGACGTTCACGAAGCACTCCGAGGAGACCGCCTGCGGCGACGACGGCGAGTTCCACGTCGAGGTTGACGACGACGGCACCCTCGTCGAAATCGCGTTCGAGAGCGAGAGCTGTGCGGTCAGTAGTGCCGTCGCGAGCATCCTGAGCGAACGACTCGAGGGCATGTCGCTGGACGCCGTCGCCGAACTCGACGGTTACGTGGA
- a CDS encoding NAD(P)-dependent alcohol dehydrogenase, with protein MQAARLHEYTDDMSEALTIDEVERPEVTRSDGVVVEVEGAGWCQTDNHIIEGMWTDYVEQTLPMTLGHENAGTVVDVGEEVTTVEEGDQVICHPVMTCGVCRACRLGNDMYCEELSFPGLTTDGGFAEYLLTSERATIPLPGDVSPADIAPHADAGITAYHAVKKAVGELNPGDHAVVVGVGGLGHIGLQCLDAMSAVDITALDVKAEARELAEELGAAHTIDPSADDVPAEIEALTDGTGAQQVIDFVGADATTSLAPDIVASGGDHHVVGYGGHVHEPSQSLVNGEFSYKGTLVGRYTELQELVALVERGDVELRTSRYDLDDINTVAERLEHGEIEGRAVIVPP; from the coding sequence ATGCAAGCCGCGAGACTGCACGAGTACACGGACGACATGAGCGAAGCGCTGACGATAGACGAGGTGGAACGGCCGGAGGTAACTCGCTCCGACGGCGTTGTGGTCGAAGTCGAGGGGGCGGGCTGGTGCCAGACGGACAATCACATCATCGAGGGGATGTGGACGGACTACGTGGAACAGACGCTCCCGATGACGCTCGGTCACGAGAACGCCGGCACGGTGGTCGACGTCGGCGAGGAGGTGACCACCGTCGAGGAGGGCGACCAGGTCATCTGTCACCCCGTGATGACCTGCGGCGTCTGCCGGGCGTGCCGCCTCGGCAACGACATGTACTGCGAGGAACTGTCGTTCCCCGGCCTGACGACGGACGGCGGGTTCGCCGAGTACCTCCTCACCTCCGAACGCGCGACGATACCGTTGCCGGGCGACGTCTCCCCCGCCGACATCGCGCCGCACGCCGACGCCGGCATCACCGCATACCACGCCGTGAAGAAGGCGGTTGGCGAACTCAACCCCGGCGACCACGCCGTCGTCGTCGGCGTCGGCGGCCTCGGCCACATCGGTCTACAGTGTCTCGACGCGATGAGTGCCGTCGACATCACCGCACTCGACGTGAAGGCGGAGGCGCGCGAACTCGCCGAAGAACTCGGCGCGGCGCACACAATCGACCCGTCCGCGGACGACGTTCCGGCCGAAATCGAGGCGCTGACCGACGGTACCGGCGCACAACAGGTCATCGACTTCGTCGGCGCGGACGCCACGACGAGTCTCGCGCCGGACATCGTCGCGTCGGGCGGCGACCACCACGTCGTCGGCTACGGCGGGCACGTCCACGAACCGTCCCAGTCGCTCGTGAACGGCGAGTTCTCCTACAAGGGAACGCTCGTCGGTCGGTACACGGAGTTGCAGGAACTCGTTGCTCTCGTCGAACGCGGCGACGTGGAACTCCGGACCTCCCGGTACGACCTCGACGACATCAACACTGTCGCCGAACGCCTCGAACACGGGGAGATAGAGGGTCGGGCGGTCATCGTCCCGCCCTGA
- a CDS encoding MoaD/ThiS family protein produces MGTHARQEQTTTVEVRATGNVRRELGRHTFEFSFEGTTLRAFLDAFFEAFGGEELLLARTESEERTGGWATAPETLPGRWERNPEGERTRAYARVLVNGEFNELLDGFDTELHDGDRVALVHPFVFCV; encoded by the coding sequence ATGGGAACGCACGCCCGGCAGGAACAGACGACGACAGTCGAGGTGCGGGCGACCGGTAACGTCCGCCGCGAACTCGGCCGGCACACGTTCGAGTTCAGTTTCGAGGGGACGACGCTTCGGGCGTTCCTCGACGCCTTCTTCGAGGCGTTCGGCGGCGAGGAACTGCTGCTGGCGCGGACCGAGTCTGAAGAGCGGACGGGCGGGTGGGCGACTGCGCCCGAGACGCTCCCGGGTCGATGGGAGCGGAACCCCGAGGGCGAGCGTACTCGCGCGTACGCCCGCGTCCTCGTCAACGGCGAGTTCAACGAACTGCTCGACGGGTTCGACACCGAACTGCACGACGGCGACAGAGTCGCTCTCGTCCATCCGTTCGTATTCTGCGTCTGA
- a CDS encoding CGCGG family putative rSAM-modified RiPP protein has product MNSAHDSDHGHDEPDPVTDRTHDNSWSANLEGPQYAADESLVVSQALDAVEHTAPGNHVNLVTHGDHGHPSSYLFEALADAYDDGVSWEYVQQCGCGGHVTRVYVE; this is encoded by the coding sequence ATGAACTCCGCTCACGACTCGGACCACGGACACGACGAACCGGACCCGGTCACCGACCGAACGCACGACAACTCGTGGTCGGCGAACCTGGAGGGCCCGCAGTACGCCGCGGACGAGAGTCTCGTCGTCTCGCAGGCCCTCGACGCCGTCGAACACACCGCGCCCGGCAACCACGTCAACCTCGTCACGCACGGCGACCACGGACACCCCTCGTCGTACCTGTTCGAGGCGCTCGCCGACGCGTACGACGACGGCGTCTCGTGGGAGTACGTCCAGCAGTGCGGCTGCGGCGGACACGTCACTCGCGTGTACGTCGAGTGA
- a CDS encoding TIGR04053 family radical SAM/SPASM domain-containing protein: protein MAPPAIDTSRRPFVLVWELTQACELACKHCRADAKPDRHPDELTTAEGRRLLEEASEFGDGQLVVLSGGDPLARDDAVELVEYGTALGLRMTLTPSGTASLTRDRIDALADAGLRRVALSIDGGSAAAHDAFRGEDGSFEQTLAAAEAARSAGLPLQVNTTVCAETVGELPAIRRRVEALDAVLWSVFFLVPVGRGRVLDPVTPERAERVMEWLGNVAADAPFGVKTTEAPHYRRVVAQRGSDAGDGAASDGIGRRTGITPGDGFAFVSHVGEVYPSGFLPQSAGNVRERSVVDIYRDADLFQSLRDPDALRGKCGACEFRHHCGGSRSRAFAYTGDPLESDPLCAYVPDRYDGPLPEQSFTEGDVSTAD, encoded by the coding sequence ATGGCACCACCCGCTATCGACACGTCCCGGCGGCCGTTCGTCCTCGTCTGGGAACTCACGCAGGCGTGCGAGTTGGCCTGTAAGCACTGTCGTGCGGACGCGAAACCGGACCGCCACCCCGACGAACTCACCACCGCAGAGGGGAGGCGACTCTTGGAGGAGGCGTCCGAGTTCGGCGACGGCCAACTGGTCGTCCTCTCGGGCGGCGACCCGTTGGCCCGAGACGACGCCGTCGAACTCGTCGAGTACGGAACAGCCCTCGGCCTCCGCATGACGCTGACGCCCAGCGGAACGGCGTCGCTGACGCGGGACCGAATCGACGCACTCGCCGACGCCGGCCTCAGGCGCGTCGCCCTCAGTATCGACGGCGGGTCGGCGGCCGCACACGACGCCTTCCGCGGCGAGGACGGGAGTTTCGAGCAGACGCTGGCCGCGGCCGAGGCGGCGCGGTCCGCTGGCCTCCCTCTACAGGTGAACACGACGGTGTGCGCCGAGACGGTGGGCGAACTCCCCGCGATTCGCCGGCGAGTCGAGGCGTTGGACGCCGTGCTCTGGTCTGTGTTCTTCCTCGTCCCGGTGGGTCGGGGGCGCGTGCTGGACCCCGTCACGCCCGAACGGGCCGAACGGGTGATGGAGTGGTTGGGGAACGTCGCCGCCGACGCCCCGTTCGGCGTCAAGACGACCGAAGCCCCGCACTACCGACGCGTCGTCGCCCAGCGAGGAAGCGACGCTGGGGACGGGGCGGCGTCGGACGGCATCGGCCGGCGAACCGGCATCACCCCCGGCGACGGCTTCGCCTTCGTCAGCCACGTGGGCGAGGTATACCCCTCGGGGTTCCTCCCGCAGTCCGCCGGAAACGTCCGCGAACGGAGCGTCGTCGACATCTACCGCGACGCCGACCTGTTCCAGTCGCTGCGCGACCCCGACGCACTCCGCGGGAAGTGCGGCGCCTGCGAGTTCCGCCACCACTGCGGCGGGAGTCGGTCGCGGGCGTTCGCCTACACCGGTGACCCCCTCGAATCGGACCCGCTCTGCGCCTACGTCCCCGACCGATACGACGGACCGCTCCCCGAACAGTCGTTCACCGAGGGAGATGTCTCGACCGCCGACTGA
- a CDS encoding aldo/keto reductase, which translates to MTAPTTTLPSGDELPMVGVGTWDLGGDTVRDSVRAALDAGYEHVDTAEGYANESEIGEVLAEYDREDVFLTSKVLPKHLNYDSVVDSCEASLDRLGTDYLDLYLVHWPNPAISLRETLDAMAKLHDEGLVRNVGVSNFSAYQLSCAHHVSDVPIAVNQIEYHPWNTQDDVVDYCRETDTVVEAAAPLARTAVFEDGVIRDLAETYDRSPAQIVLRWAVENDVVVLPKSSSPDHVRANVDLFDWSLDEKDHARIDAIDRHNPVYDTPARDWTGDTYGISE; encoded by the coding sequence ATGACCGCACCAACGACGACGCTCCCGAGCGGTGACGAACTCCCGATGGTCGGCGTCGGCACGTGGGACCTCGGCGGCGACACCGTCCGGGATTCGGTTCGTGCGGCCCTCGACGCGGGCTACGAGCACGTCGACACCGCGGAGGGGTACGCCAACGAGTCCGAAATCGGCGAGGTGCTGGCGGAGTACGACCGGGAGGACGTCTTCCTCACCTCGAAGGTCCTCCCCAAGCACCTCAACTACGATTCGGTCGTCGACTCGTGCGAGGCGTCGCTCGACCGACTGGGAACCGACTATCTGGACCTCTACCTCGTCCACTGGCCCAACCCGGCGATTTCGCTCCGCGAGACGCTGGACGCGATGGCGAAACTCCACGACGAGGGGCTGGTTCGGAACGTCGGCGTCTCGAACTTCAGCGCCTACCAACTGAGTTGCGCACACCACGTTTCCGACGTTCCCATCGCCGTCAACCAGATAGAGTACCACCCGTGGAACACGCAGGACGACGTGGTCGACTACTGCCGCGAGACGGACACCGTCGTCGAGGCGGCCGCCCCACTCGCCCGGACGGCGGTGTTCGAAGACGGCGTGATTCGGGACCTCGCGGAGACGTACGACCGCTCGCCCGCACAAATCGTCCTCAGGTGGGCCGTCGAGAACGACGTGGTCGTCCTCCCGAAGTCGTCTTCGCCCGACCACGTCCGCGCGAACGTCGACCTGTTCGACTGGTCGCTGGACGAGAAGGACCACGCCCGCATCGACGCCATCGACCGTCACAACCCGGTGTACGACACCCCCGCCCGCGACTGGACGGGCGACACGTACGGCATCTCCGAGTAG
- a CDS encoding ABC transporter substrate-binding protein, whose protein sequence is MTDGSGQREAPTRREYVKYGGAVLGAGLLAGCAGGSDTDPAGGSGSDQTETATSSSTATSTGENSYTATMSPMGELTLSEPPSSWVGGLGFTADVLTALGQADGAVGMADPRFWYRGFYDFLDGVTVPAKGDLTQFTTAERDTDLEVLYELDPDLMAVDPNPIIAVYGLDKGGAAEIQENVAPWFGNESRRRRFDGWTYWPGGEPYPYLSLPEYIPKYAALFGEEERGEALLNLYEPFIEDVRSRVPPKSERRSLALVNGRYNPENRDGWVVYNPKSEVEKTWGKKQYRDLNVVDAFEGAYDGQSSVKVGFEGLLEYDPDVIIFNFGITYRDFQGENLIEKQRELLNDHPVGSEVTAVKNDDLYVGGTPYQGPIINMFQTEMAAKQLYPDEFGSYPGYGRLPESEQLFDRQRLADTINGDI, encoded by the coding sequence ATGACGGACGGCTCCGGACAGCGCGAGGCACCGACGCGAAGAGAGTACGTGAAGTACGGCGGGGCAGTCCTCGGGGCTGGCCTGCTCGCCGGGTGTGCAGGTGGTTCAGACACCGACCCGGCAGGCGGTTCCGGGTCGGACCAGACGGAGACAGCCACGAGTTCGTCCACGGCAACGAGCACCGGAGAGAACTCCTACACGGCGACGATGTCACCCATGGGTGAACTCACACTGTCGGAACCACCGTCTTCGTGGGTGGGTGGTCTCGGGTTCACCGCAGACGTGTTGACCGCACTCGGGCAGGCCGACGGTGCTGTTGGTATGGCAGACCCGCGGTTCTGGTATCGAGGGTTCTACGACTTCCTCGACGGTGTGACGGTCCCTGCGAAAGGTGACCTCACCCAATTCACGACGGCGGAGCGTGATACCGACCTCGAGGTGCTGTACGAACTCGACCCGGACCTGATGGCGGTCGACCCCAACCCCATCATCGCGGTTTACGGGCTCGACAAGGGAGGAGCAGCGGAGATTCAAGAGAACGTCGCACCGTGGTTCGGGAACGAGAGCCGACGAAGGCGCTTCGACGGGTGGACCTACTGGCCGGGCGGCGAACCGTATCCGTATCTCTCTCTTCCCGAATACATCCCGAAGTACGCTGCTCTGTTCGGCGAAGAGGAGCGCGGCGAAGCGCTCCTGAACCTCTACGAGCCGTTCATCGAAGACGTCCGGTCGAGGGTTCCCCCGAAGAGCGAGCGTCGGTCGTTGGCGTTGGTGAACGGACGGTACAACCCGGAGAACCGCGATGGATGGGTCGTCTACAATCCGAAGTCGGAAGTCGAAAAGACGTGGGGGAAGAAACAGTATCGCGACCTGAACGTCGTCGACGCGTTCGAGGGCGCGTACGACGGTCAGTCCTCCGTCAAGGTGGGTTTCGAGGGACTATTGGAGTACGACCCGGACGTCATCATCTTCAACTTTGGAATCACGTACCGAGACTTCCAGGGAGAGAACTTGATCGAAAAACAGCGAGAGCTCCTCAACGACCATCCCGTCGGTAGCGAGGTGACTGCAGTCAAGAACGACGACCTATACGTCGGCGGCACCCCGTACCAGGGCCCGATCATCAACATGTTCCAGACCGAGATGGCGGCAAAGCAGCTCTACCCGGACGAATTCGGGTCGTATCCCGGATACGGTCGACTCCCGGAGAGTGAACAGCTGTTCGACCGTCAGCGGCTCGCTGACACCATCAACGGAGATATCTGA
- a CDS encoding LUD domain-containing protein — MSKADDIRRLMRTEGAAVAENTRAFNEGRYASVADLEDYEELKTEARAIKEDAIERLPELIDELTESVEANGGTVYIADDAEDANEYIRSVVADREANRVVKSKSMTTEELEVNDVLEADGVDVVETDLGEWVLQVADESPSHIVAPAIHKSRESIADLFNETFDPDEPLETAQDLTYFAREKLGEQITDAEVGITGANFLAADSGTMALVTSEGNARKTVAATDTQITVAGVEKVIPTVEDLHPFVELIGRSGTGQDITSYVSLLTPPVDTPVVDFADDETPLSAFDADREFHLVLVDNGRMAMREDDQLRETLYCIRCSACSNSCANFQSTGGHAFGGETYSGGIATGWEAGIEGTDTAAEFNDLCTGCTRCVNACPVKIDIPWINTVVRDRINREGERPADWLVDGLTPDEEDEGAPFQKRFFGNFETVAKLGSATAPLSNWLADTEASRWAMEQVLDIDPRRELPRFERETLVEWFRSRDAEAGPADPERRVVLYPDLYTNHVQVERGKAAVRALEALGVDVVVPPVASSGRAPYSQGMVATAADHAERVTETLAPYVSDGRDVVVVEPSDHAMFTREYERLVDADAFASLSENSYEVLEYVYGLLENGADPSALSNGDGEGIAYHSHCQQRTLGLETYTVAVLDACDYDVVTSDVECCGMAGSFGYKSDYYELSMDVGERLRDQLVAEDVRDRRVVASGTSCLEQIDSLLERQPRHPVELLVE; from the coding sequence ATGTCGAAAGCCGACGACATCCGACGTTTGATGCGGACCGAGGGAGCGGCCGTCGCGGAGAACACCCGCGCGTTCAACGAGGGGCGGTACGCCTCGGTCGCCGACCTGGAGGACTACGAGGAACTGAAGACGGAGGCCCGCGCCATCAAGGAAGACGCCATCGAGCGTCTGCCGGAACTGATAGACGAGTTGACCGAGTCGGTCGAGGCCAACGGCGGCACCGTCTACATCGCCGACGACGCCGAGGACGCGAACGAGTACATCCGGTCGGTCGTGGCCGACCGGGAAGCCAACCGCGTCGTCAAGTCGAAGTCGATGACGACGGAGGAGTTGGAGGTGAACGACGTGCTGGAGGCCGACGGCGTGGACGTGGTGGAGACGGACCTCGGGGAGTGGGTACTGCAGGTCGCCGACGAATCGCCGTCGCACATCGTCGCGCCCGCCATCCACAAGTCCCGAGAGAGCATCGCGGACCTGTTCAACGAGACGTTCGACCCGGACGAACCGCTGGAGACGGCGCAGGACCTCACCTACTTCGCGCGCGAGAAACTCGGCGAGCAGATAACAGACGCGGAGGTGGGAATCACGGGCGCGAACTTCCTCGCCGCGGACTCGGGGACGATGGCGCTGGTGACCAGCGAGGGCAACGCGCGGAAGACCGTCGCCGCGACGGACACGCAGATCACCGTCGCCGGCGTGGAGAAGGTGATTCCGACCGTCGAGGACCTCCACCCGTTCGTCGAACTCATCGGCCGGTCGGGCACCGGGCAGGACATCACCTCCTACGTCTCGCTTCTCACCCCACCGGTCGACACGCCCGTCGTGGACTTCGCGGACGACGAGACCCCCCTCTCGGCGTTCGACGCCGACCGGGAGTTCCACCTCGTCCTCGTGGACAACGGCCGGATGGCGATGCGCGAGGACGACCAACTGCGCGAGACGCTCTACTGCATCCGGTGTTCGGCCTGTTCGAACTCGTGTGCCAACTTCCAGAGCACCGGCGGCCACGCGTTCGGCGGCGAGACGTACTCCGGCGGCATCGCGACGGGATGGGAGGCCGGCATCGAAGGTACCGACACCGCGGCGGAGTTCAACGACCTCTGTACCGGCTGTACGCGCTGTGTGAACGCCTGCCCGGTGAAGATAGACATCCCGTGGATAAACACGGTCGTCCGCGACCGGATCAACCGAGAGGGCGAACGGCCCGCCGACTGGCTGGTGGACGGGCTGACGCCCGACGAGGAGGACGAGGGCGCACCCTTCCAGAAGCGCTTCTTCGGCAACTTCGAGACGGTGGCGAAACTCGGGAGCGCGACGGCCCCGCTGTCGAACTGGCTGGCCGACACCGAGGCGTCCCGGTGGGCGATGGAACAGGTTCTCGACATCGACCCGCGACGCGAGTTGCCCCGGTTCGAGCGGGAGACGCTGGTCGAGTGGTTCCGCTCCCGGGACGCGGAAGCGGGGCCGGCGGACCCCGAACGCCGGGTCGTCCTCTACCCTGACCTCTACACCAACCACGTGCAGGTCGAACGCGGCAAGGCGGCCGTGCGCGCCCTCGAAGCCCTCGGCGTCGACGTGGTCGTTCCCCCGGTGGCGTCCAGCGGACGCGCCCCGTACTCGCAGGGGATGGTCGCCACCGCCGCGGACCACGCCGAACGCGTGACCGAGACCCTCGCGCCGTACGTCTCGGACGGCCGGGACGTGGTCGTCGTCGAACCCTCGGACCACGCGATGTTCACGCGGGAGTACGAACGCCTCGTCGACGCTGACGCGTTCGCATCGCTCTCGGAGAACAGCTACGAGGTGTTAGAGTACGTCTACGGTCTGCTGGAGAACGGCGCCGACCCGAGTGCGCTCTCGAACGGCGACGGCGAGGGCATCGCCTACCACAGCCACTGCCAACAGCGCACGCTCGGCCTGGAGACGTACACCGTCGCCGTCCTCGACGCGTGCGACTACGACGTGGTCACCTCGGACGTGGAGTGCTGCGGCATGGCCGGCAGTTTCGGTTACAAGTCCGACTACTACGAACTCAGCATGGACGTGGGCGAACGTCTGCGAGACCAACTGGTGGCCGAGGACGTCCGTGACCGGCGCGTCGTCGCCAGCGGTACCTCCTGTCTCGAACAGATAGACTCCCTGCTCGAACGGCAGCCCCGTCACCCGGTCGAACTGCTGGTCGAGTAG
- a CDS encoding LUD domain-containing protein translates to MTTSTASRFEAALEALDVTVSRVESDAFQTHVEELVEPHAVGVALEEAFEDPAPSLDGTSVEVDPTPATLQAATTGVTGASLGVADYGSVVLSVTDGASELVSLFVDRHVAVVRESDIVADMETAIDAVADEFGRAGGSAILATGPSATADMGALVKGAHGPREVHVVVLTDAPDAEGEG, encoded by the coding sequence ATGACAACATCCACCGCGTCCCGGTTCGAAGCCGCGTTGGAAGCCCTCGACGTGACGGTGAGTCGCGTCGAGTCCGACGCCTTCCAGACGCACGTCGAGGAGTTGGTCGAACCACACGCCGTCGGTGTCGCCCTCGAAGAGGCGTTCGAGGACCCGGCACCGTCGCTCGACGGGACGTCTGTCGAGGTGGACCCGACGCCCGCGACGCTTCAGGCGGCGACCACCGGGGTGACCGGGGCGAGTCTCGGCGTCGCCGACTACGGGTCGGTCGTCCTCTCGGTGACCGACGGCGCGAGCGAACTCGTGAGCCTGTTCGTGGACCGGCACGTCGCCGTCGTCCGCGAGTCCGACATCGTGGCCGACATGGAGACGGCGATCGACGCCGTCGCCGACGAGTTCGGACGGGCGGGCGGCAGCGCCATCCTCGCGACAGGGCCGAGCGCGACGGCCGACATGGGCGCGCTGGTGAAGGGTGCCCACGGGCCGCGGGAAGTGCACGTCGTCGTGCTGACGGACGCGCCCGACGCGGAGGGGGAGGGCTGA
- a CDS encoding UbiA family prenyltransferase, which yields MSNESPSLSAAADDTSFSHSPVVERLLAHWGRVKDALLYSSAYLVFVAMGMVATVMLALSLPPSPAPIVVGLVTFAVYVGDRIADAETDAQTSPERSAFVSRYESVLSVLTALSYGLAVTIAITGGPLALAITLLPGAFWVLYASEWLPALGSQFKRLKEVFVVNSAVVAGAWTVAVVFLPLAFADAPFTPTAAVVFVYFFVDIFVNTEIPNVRDMEGDAEIGVSTLPVVFGVRRTRHVLYALDCFLVGFLAAAFLGGMLSVAIAAGTLLGLGYALVLAAYVGRTDRYGLLAIAGEVKHFLVFLVVLGLSAVGV from the coding sequence ATGTCCAACGAATCGCCGAGTCTGTCCGCGGCCGCGGACGACACCAGTTTCTCGCACAGTCCGGTCGTCGAACGCCTCCTCGCTCACTGGGGGCGGGTGAAAGATGCGCTGTTGTACAGTTCGGCCTACCTCGTCTTCGTCGCGATGGGGATGGTCGCCACCGTCATGCTCGCCCTGTCGCTGCCGCCGAGTCCGGCCCCCATCGTCGTCGGCCTCGTCACCTTCGCCGTCTACGTGGGTGACCGCATCGCCGACGCCGAGACGGACGCGCAGACGAGTCCCGAGCGGTCCGCGTTCGTCAGCCGGTACGAGAGCGTGCTGTCGGTCCTCACGGCCCTCTCGTACGGACTGGCCGTCACCATCGCTATCACCGGCGGACCGCTCGCGCTGGCCATCACGCTGCTCCCCGGCGCGTTCTGGGTGCTGTACGCCTCCGAGTGGCTCCCGGCGCTCGGCTCGCAGTTCAAGCGACTGAAAGAGGTCTTCGTCGTCAACTCCGCCGTCGTCGCCGGCGCGTGGACCGTCGCCGTCGTCTTCCTCCCCCTCGCCTTCGCGGACGCGCCGTTCACGCCGACGGCCGCCGTCGTGTTCGTCTACTTCTTCGTCGACATCTTCGTCAACACGGAGATTCCGAACGTCCGCGACATGGAGGGCGACGCCGAAATCGGCGTCTCGACGCTGCCCGTGGTCTTCGGCGTCCGCCGGACGCGACACGTCCTCTACGCGCTCGATTGCTTCCTCGTCGGGTTCCTCGCCGCCGCCTTCCTCGGCGGGATGCTCTCGGTCGCCATCGCGGCGGGGACGCTGCTCGGCCTCGGATACGCGCTCGTGCTGGCCGCCTACGTCGGCCGAACCGACCGCTACGGGCTGCTCGCCATCGCGGGCGAGGTGAAACACTTCCTCGTCTTCCTCGTCGTCCTCGGCCTCTCTGCGGTCGGCGTCTGA